Proteins co-encoded in one Paraburkholderia edwinii genomic window:
- the miaA gene encoding tRNA (adenosine(37)-N6)-dimethylallyltransferase MiaA: MTRAAAPLPIACLLGPTASGKTAAALAFAARHPTEIVSVDSALVYRGMDIGTAKPSAEERARVPHHLIDIVDPADAYSASDFRTDALRALDAIVARGRVPLLVGGTMLYYKALTQGLNDLPAADAALRAGLEADAAHDGWPALHARLAAVDPQTAARLAPNDAQRIQRALEVFMLAGQPMSALLAAPTRDDPAAARYRFVPVALEPSDRAMLHARIAQRFDAMLEAGLIDEVQRLRARGDLHAGLPSMRCVGYRQAWEYLDGAIDYATMRDKGVFATRQLCKRQLTWLRAMPERIVIDCCALDATEQALHALERIADGLD, from the coding sequence ATGACCCGTGCCGCCGCCCCGCTTCCCATCGCTTGTCTGCTCGGCCCCACGGCATCGGGCAAAACCGCCGCTGCGCTCGCGTTTGCGGCACGGCATCCGACGGAAATCGTCAGCGTCGATTCGGCGCTCGTCTATCGCGGCATGGATATCGGCACCGCGAAGCCGAGCGCGGAAGAGCGCGCGCGGGTGCCGCATCATCTGATCGACATCGTCGATCCGGCCGATGCGTATTCGGCTTCCGATTTCCGCACCGATGCGTTGCGCGCGCTCGATGCGATCGTCGCGCGGGGCCGCGTGCCCTTGCTGGTCGGCGGCACGATGCTGTACTACAAGGCGCTGACGCAAGGGCTCAACGACCTGCCCGCCGCCGATGCCGCGCTGCGCGCCGGGCTTGAAGCCGATGCCGCGCACGACGGCTGGCCCGCGCTGCACGCGCGCCTCGCCGCCGTCGATCCGCAAACGGCCGCGCGGCTCGCGCCGAACGACGCGCAGCGCATCCAGCGCGCGCTCGAAGTCTTTATGCTGGCCGGTCAGCCGATGTCGGCGCTGCTCGCGGCGCCCACACGCGACGATCCGGCCGCGGCACGCTACCGCTTCGTGCCGGTCGCGCTCGAGCCGTCGGATCGCGCCATGCTGCACGCGCGCATCGCGCAGCGTTTCGACGCGATGCTCGAGGCGGGCTTGATCGATGAAGTGCAACGGTTGCGCGCGCGCGGCGATCTGCATGCGGGTCTGCCGTCGATGCGCTGCGTCGGCTACCGGCAGGCGTGGGAATATCTCGACGGCGCGATCGACTACGCGACGATGCGCGACAAAGGCGTCTTCGCGACGCGGCAGTTGTGCAAGCGACAGTTGACGTGGCTGCGCGCGATGCCGGAACGGATTGTGATCGACTGCTGCGCGCTTGATGCGACCGAACAGGCGCTGCATGCGCTGGAGCGGATCGCCGACGGGCTCGATTGA
- the mutL gene encoding DNA mismatch repair endonuclease MutL: MSEFREPSDGTAASASAAPAQASVAAAPSRALPAARAPRAIQPLPDQLISQIAAGEVVERPASVVKELLENALDAGATTLRILLDEGGVKRISITDDGCGIPEAELALALTRHATSKIRSLAELEAVATLGFRGEALASIASVSEMAITSRIGDAPHATRIDANTGALTPAAGTQGTTIEVRELYFNTPARRKFLKSEQTELGHCIEMVRRVALARPDVAISVLHNGRAVEHWNASDPAARVAKILGEAFATAHLPLDEAAGPLAVYGCAGLPTASRGRADQQYFFVNGRYVRDKLLTHAVRAAYEDVLHGDRYPSYVLFLDLPPEAVDVNVHPSKIEVRFRDSRSIHQFVFHAVQRALARHAGASPETTAGGHAAHIEPLGRPGSFGSTPLGGAGGGGGFAGTGSAGGFGGSGGASGSGASSSDGGSRFGSNAPPSGTTWMRDARMRQGTLPVAQPLALYDALFGRKDSNAGTPYGATPFDASTAPVARDGDDTRSPFASLPAAAAFDTFDASDDQPLGFALGQIHGIYVLAQNTRGLVIVDMHAAHERILYEQFKNALADRTIAVQPLLIPQSMPADPVEIGIVEEERETLDALGFDLAVLSPTTLAIRAVPALLKDADLPALARAVLSDLHAFGGSRVLTERQHELLGTLACHHAVRANRRLTLDEMNALLRQMEATERADQCNHGRPTWYQLTLSDLDRLFMRGQ; encoded by the coding sequence ATGTCCGAATTCCGCGAACCGTCAGACGGCACGGCCGCGAGCGCCTCCGCCGCGCCCGCGCAAGCTTCCGTTGCCGCCGCCCCATCCCGCGCGTTGCCTGCGGCACGCGCGCCGCGCGCGATCCAGCCCCTGCCCGACCAGCTGATCAGCCAGATCGCCGCCGGCGAAGTGGTCGAGCGGCCCGCCTCGGTCGTCAAGGAGCTGCTCGAGAACGCGCTCGACGCCGGCGCGACCACACTGCGCATTCTGCTCGACGAAGGCGGCGTCAAACGCATTTCGATCACCGACGACGGCTGCGGCATCCCTGAAGCCGAACTCGCGCTCGCGCTGACGCGTCACGCGACGAGCAAGATCCGCTCGCTCGCGGAACTCGAAGCGGTCGCGACGCTCGGGTTTCGCGGCGAGGCGCTGGCGTCGATCGCATCGGTGTCGGAAATGGCCATCACGAGCCGCATCGGCGACGCGCCGCACGCGACGCGCATCGACGCGAACACTGGTGCGCTGACGCCCGCGGCCGGCACGCAAGGCACCACCATCGAAGTGCGCGAGCTGTACTTCAATACGCCGGCGCGCCGCAAATTCCTGAAGAGCGAACAGACCGAGCTCGGCCATTGCATCGAGATGGTCCGCCGCGTCGCGCTCGCGCGGCCCGACGTCGCGATTTCGGTGCTGCATAACGGTCGTGCGGTCGAACACTGGAACGCAAGCGATCCGGCGGCGCGCGTCGCGAAGATTCTCGGCGAAGCGTTCGCCACCGCGCATCTGCCGCTCGACGAAGCGGCCGGTCCGCTCGCCGTGTACGGCTGCGCCGGCTTGCCGACCGCCAGCCGAGGCCGCGCCGACCAGCAGTACTTTTTCGTGAACGGCCGCTACGTGCGCGACAAGCTGCTCACCCACGCGGTGCGCGCCGCTTACGAAGACGTGCTGCACGGCGACCGTTACCCGTCGTATGTGCTGTTCCTCGATCTGCCGCCCGAAGCGGTCGATGTGAACGTGCATCCGTCGAAGATCGAAGTGCGCTTTCGCGACTCGCGCTCGATTCACCAGTTTGTGTTCCACGCCGTGCAGCGCGCGCTCGCGCGTCATGCGGGCGCGTCGCCGGAGACGACGGCGGGCGGCCATGCCGCGCATATCGAACCGCTTGGGCGGCCGGGGTCGTTTGGGTCGACGCCGCTCGGTGGTGCGGGTGGCGGCGGTGGCTTCGCCGGCACAGGTAGCGCGGGTGGCTTCGGCGGAAGCGGCGGCGCGAGCGGCAGCGGTGCATCGTCGTCGGATGGCGGCAGCCGCTTCGGCAGCAACGCGCCGCCGTCGGGTACGACATGGATGCGCGATGCGCGGATGCGCCAGGGCACGCTGCCGGTGGCGCAGCCGCTTGCGCTCTACGACGCGCTGTTTGGCCGCAAGGACAGCAACGCCGGCACGCCATACGGCGCGACGCCATTCGACGCATCCACGGCGCCCGTCGCGCGCGATGGCGACGACACGCGCTCGCCGTTCGCATCGCTGCCGGCCGCCGCCGCATTTGACACATTCGATGCCTCCGACGACCAGCCGCTCGGTTTCGCGCTCGGCCAGATCCACGGCATCTACGTGCTCGCGCAGAATACGCGCGGGCTCGTGATCGTCGATATGCACGCGGCGCACGAGCGCATCCTGTACGAGCAGTTCAAGAACGCGCTTGCCGACCGGACAATCGCTGTGCAGCCGCTGCTGATTCCGCAGTCGATGCCGGCCGATCCCGTCGAAATCGGCATCGTCGAGGAAGAACGCGAGACGCTCGATGCGCTCGGTTTCGACCTTGCCGTGCTGTCGCCGACCACGCTTGCGATTCGCGCGGTGCCGGCGCTGCTGAAAGACGCCGATCTGCCCGCGCTCGCGCGCGCTGTGCTGTCCGACTTGCATGCGTTCGGCGGCTCGCGCGTACTGACCGAGCGTCAGCACGAGCTGCTCGGTACGCTCGCATGCCATCACGCGGTGCGCGCGAACCGGCGCCTGACGCTCGATGAAATGAACGCGCTGTTGCGGCAGATGGAAGCGACCGAACGCGCGGATCAGTGCAATCACGGCCGGCCGACGTGGTATCAGCTGACGCTGTCCGACCTCGATCGCCTTTTCATGCGCGGACAATGA
- a CDS encoding DedA family protein, with translation MDTLLHFVNLVLHIDAFLGDFIRQYGAWVYAVLFLIVFCETGLVVLPFLPGDSLLFIGGAFAASGAMNVGFLIVLLVVAAVTGNTVNYMIGRAIGVRVFDSHIPVLERFLDREALRKTHNFYEKHGGKTIVLARFIPVVRTFAPFVAGASQMTVRRFQLFNIAGALFWVLLLVLLGYFFGNIPFIRQYLNVIVLVGIGAAIVPVVLGALWKVVRRRAPETSARKTGGQ, from the coding sequence TTGGATACGCTGCTGCATTTCGTCAATCTCGTCCTGCACATCGACGCCTTCCTTGGCGATTTCATTCGCCAGTACGGCGCATGGGTGTATGCGGTCCTCTTCCTGATCGTGTTTTGCGAAACCGGTCTCGTCGTCCTGCCGTTCCTGCCCGGCGACTCGCTGCTCTTTATCGGCGGCGCGTTCGCGGCGAGCGGCGCCATGAATGTCGGGTTTCTGATCGTGCTGCTTGTCGTCGCGGCCGTGACCGGCAACACGGTCAACTACATGATCGGGCGCGCGATCGGCGTGAGGGTGTTCGATTCGCACATTCCTGTGCTTGAGCGGTTCCTCGATCGCGAGGCGCTGCGCAAGACGCACAACTTCTACGAAAAGCACGGCGGCAAGACGATCGTGCTGGCGCGTTTCATTCCGGTCGTGCGGACCTTCGCGCCGTTTGTCGCGGGCGCGTCGCAGATGACCGTGCGCCGCTTCCAGCTATTCAACATTGCCGGCGCGTTGTTCTGGGTGCTGCTGCTCGTATTGCTCGGCTATTTCTTCGGCAACATTCCGTTTATCCGTCAGTACCTGAACGTGATCGTGCTGGTCGGCATCGGCGCCGCGATCGTGCCGGTTGTGTTGGGCGCGCTGTGGAAGGTGGTGCGGCGACGGGCGCCGGAGACTTCCGCGCGCAAAACGGGCGGACAGTGA
- a CDS encoding mechanosensitive ion channel family protein, giving the protein MDLETVRVFLMTRGIDFGTKVLAAIVLWIIGRWVIGLITRVLRSVLERNSRVDPTLAHYLSSILGALLNLLLILAILQVFGVQTTSFAALLAGLGLAIGTAWGGLLAHFAAGIFMQVLRPFKVGDYVTAGGVTGTVRELGLFGTTIVTPDNVTTIVGNNKIFSDTISNYSALPVRRVELTAKIANGVDPIDATNRLRAAVVRIPNVAENPAPDIEVLSFTPEGPMLCVRPYTHTDHYWQVYFDTNRAIVETFREAGYPTPETPFVRRTASS; this is encoded by the coding sequence GTGGACCTTGAAACCGTACGCGTTTTCCTGATGACCCGGGGCATCGACTTCGGAACCAAAGTACTTGCCGCGATCGTTCTGTGGATCATCGGGCGCTGGGTCATCGGACTCATCACGCGCGTGCTGCGCTCGGTTCTCGAACGCAATAGCCGCGTCGACCCGACACTCGCGCATTACCTCAGCTCGATTCTCGGCGCGCTGCTGAATCTGCTGCTGATTCTCGCGATTCTGCAGGTGTTCGGCGTACAGACCACGTCGTTCGCCGCACTGCTCGCGGGTCTCGGTCTCGCCATCGGCACCGCATGGGGCGGCCTGCTCGCGCACTTCGCGGCCGGCATATTCATGCAGGTGCTGCGGCCGTTCAAGGTCGGCGATTACGTCACGGCCGGCGGCGTGACCGGCACAGTCCGCGAACTCGGGCTGTTCGGCACGACGATCGTCACGCCCGACAACGTCACGACCATCGTCGGCAACAACAAGATCTTCTCCGACACGATCTCGAACTACAGCGCGCTGCCCGTGCGCCGCGTCGAGCTGACCGCGAAGATCGCCAACGGCGTCGATCCCATCGATGCGACGAACCGGCTGCGCGCGGCCGTCGTACGCATCCCGAATGTCGCGGAGAACCCCGCGCCCGATATCGAAGTGCTGTCGTTCACGCCCGAAGGACCGATGCTGTGCGTGCGGCCTTACACGCATACCGACCACTACTGGCAGGTCTACTTCGACACGAACCGCGCGATTGTCGAGACCTTCAGGGAAGCCGGCTATCCGACGCCGGAAACACCGTTCGTGCGACGCACGGCCAGTTCCTAG
- a CDS encoding MFS transporter, with product MSTSLAPERAATPAQQAAAPARALIRSAADVSSLVNQGAAVGSDARIVVAIALGGVFLDAYDLGALAFGLKDVAREFSLTPAGTGFVASAITFGAIVGACLGGFLTDRIGRYRVFMADMFFFVVAALACAFAPNAWVLGGARFVMGLGVGIDLPVAMAFLAEFSRLNGRGNKAARVAMWCPVWYAAISVSYLLVLAFYAMLPASHQPLLWRLILGFGAVPALIIIAIRSRYISESPVWAANQGDLAGAAKILKRSYGIDAAVAPDALRATAAATSAPRRASWANYGTLLRGVYLRRTVLATVIAVASSFAYNAVAFGLPVIISSFLAQSMLTTILASLALNLAFAFVGGLIAVRTVPKTGAWKPTVLGYMFQLAALVGLAIVGKPAGGVQVVIAVALLGAFLLGQGFGPGSHSMTFASLSYPTSLRGVGVGFNQTLMRASSTVSLFLFPVLAAALGTRVFWIIAAAPLCGLVALLAIRWEPSGYDVDAEDFATGTTGAAAATSAMR from the coding sequence ATGTCTACCTCCCTCGCTCCCGAACGCGCCGCGACGCCGGCCCAACAAGCGGCCGCTCCCGCGCGTGCGCTGATCCGCTCCGCCGCGGATGTCTCAAGTCTCGTCAACCAGGGCGCCGCCGTTGGCAGCGATGCGCGCATCGTCGTCGCCATCGCACTCGGCGGCGTGTTTCTCGACGCCTACGACCTCGGCGCGCTCGCATTCGGCCTCAAGGATGTCGCGCGCGAATTTTCGCTGACGCCGGCCGGCACCGGCTTCGTCGCCTCGGCCATCACGTTCGGCGCGATCGTCGGCGCCTGCCTCGGCGGTTTTCTGACCGACCGCATCGGCCGCTACCGCGTGTTTATGGCCGATATGTTCTTCTTCGTGGTCGCCGCGCTCGCGTGCGCGTTTGCGCCAAATGCCTGGGTGCTCGGCGGCGCGCGTTTCGTGATGGGTCTCGGCGTCGGCATCGATCTGCCCGTTGCGATGGCGTTTCTCGCCGAGTTCTCGCGGCTGAACGGACGCGGCAACAAGGCCGCGCGCGTCGCAATGTGGTGCCCTGTCTGGTACGCGGCGATCAGCGTGTCGTATCTGCTCGTGCTCGCCTTCTACGCGATGCTGCCGGCCAGCCACCAGCCGCTGCTATGGCGACTGATTCTCGGCTTCGGCGCCGTGCCCGCGCTGATCATCATCGCGATCCGCAGCCGCTACATCAGCGAGTCGCCGGTGTGGGCCGCGAATCAGGGCGATCTCGCGGGCGCCGCGAAAATCCTCAAACGCTCGTACGGCATCGACGCGGCGGTCGCACCGGATGCATTGCGAGCCACCGCCGCCGCAACGAGCGCGCCGCGGCGCGCATCGTGGGCCAACTACGGCACGCTGCTGCGCGGCGTCTATCTGAGGCGCACGGTGCTCGCGACGGTGATCGCGGTGGCGTCGTCGTTTGCCTATAACGCAGTCGCGTTCGGGCTGCCAGTGATTATCTCGAGCTTCCTCGCTCAATCGATGCTGACGACGATCCTCGCCTCGCTCGCGCTCAATCTCGCGTTCGCGTTCGTCGGTGGGCTGATCGCCGTGCGCACGGTGCCGAAGACCGGCGCATGGAAACCGACGGTACTCGGCTATATGTTCCAGCTCGCCGCGCTCGTCGGTCTCGCGATTGTCGGCAAGCCGGCGGGCGGCGTGCAGGTCGTCATCGCGGTCGCGCTGCTCGGCGCGTTCCTGCTCGGCCAAGGCTTCGGTCCCGGCTCGCACAGCATGACGTTCGCCTCGCTCAGCTACCCGACGTCGCTGCGCGGCGTGGGCGTCGGCTTCAACCAGACGTTGATGCGCGCAAGCTCGACCGTGTCGCTGTTCCTGTTCCCGGTGCTCGCGGCCGCGCTCGGCACGCGCGTGTTCTGGATCATCGCGGCCGCGCCGCTGTGCGGACTCGTTGCGTTGCTCGCGATTCGCTGGGAGCCGTCGGGCTACGACGTCGATGCGGAAGATTTCGCGACGGGTACGACGGGCGCAGCGGCGGCGACCTCTGCAATGCGCTGA
- a CDS encoding class I SAM-dependent methyltransferase, translated as MTDPIPFIPDRFRQAAAHYLTGRAAYSPRLIRRVALAAELDGTQRLLDLGCGPGQLSIAFASWVADGLALDPEPGMLRIASELGAGIAPNIVFRNGSSYDLADDMGRFRLAVIGRAFHWMDRADTLRRLDTLIEPGGAVALFGTSHPESATEPWMADFRSLLDQYAQADPARARRKSVDWVSHEAVLLQSAFASLERISVVERRRVSVDALMMRPLSMSSLSRSRLGDKLDELMERAKQLLDTHACDGWLDEWVESTAVIARR; from the coding sequence ATGACCGATCCGATTCCCTTCATCCCCGACCGTTTCAGGCAGGCCGCCGCGCATTATCTGACCGGCCGCGCAGCCTACTCTCCCCGTTTGATCCGGCGTGTCGCGCTTGCTGCGGAACTCGACGGCACACAGCGTCTGCTCGACCTCGGCTGCGGGCCGGGGCAGTTGTCGATCGCGTTTGCGTCGTGGGTCGCCGATGGGCTCGCACTCGACCCTGAACCGGGCATGCTGCGCATCGCATCGGAACTGGGCGCCGGCATCGCGCCGAATATCGTGTTCCGCAACGGCAGCTCGTACGATCTCGCCGACGACATGGGACGGTTCCGGCTTGCGGTGATCGGCCGGGCGTTTCACTGGATGGACCGTGCCGACACGCTGCGGCGCCTCGATACGCTGATCGAGCCAGGCGGTGCGGTCGCGCTGTTCGGCACATCGCACCCCGAAAGCGCAACCGAACCGTGGATGGCCGACTTCCGAAGCCTGCTCGATCAGTATGCGCAAGCCGACCCCGCCCGTGCGCGCCGCAAATCCGTCGACTGGGTCAGCCATGAAGCGGTGCTCCTGCAATCGGCGTTTGCGTCGCTCGAGCGCATATCGGTCGTCGAACGGCGCCGCGTGTCGGTCGACGCGCTGATGATGCGGCCGCTTTCGATGTCGAGTCTGTCGCGCAGTCGTCTGGGCGATAAGCTCGATGAACTGATGGAACGCGCGAAGCAACTGCTCGACACGCATGCGTGCGACGGCTGGCTCGATGAATGGGTCGAGTCGACGGCGGTGATTGCGCGGCGGTGA